The following is a genomic window from Pseudomonadota bacterium.
CCAACCGCTCAGCTCGGTCGGGTTCCCCTCGAGCCTCCCCGCATCTCGCACCCAGGCGGCCCCGGCCTGAACGCCGAGAAACAGCTCGGCGGCGCCGAAGCGGTGGTAGCCGACGCTCGCCCCCGAGAGCACGTCGAGGCAATAGCGTGTGGAATCGAGGAGGCCGCCGCCGCCGAACAGATCGGGCGCTCCCTGTGCTCGGTAGGGTGCCAGCGTATAGCGGGCGGTCAGATCAAAGCGTAGGGCAGGTGCGACGCGCGTTGGTTCGAGCTCGAGCCGCAGGCCGGCTCCCCAAGGCGTCCGGGACCACGTATCGCGTCCACCGTGGAGTAGGGCGCCCGCGATCAGCGACAGGGCGGGTGGGGGCGGCGCTGCTGCGGCCGGCGGTGGGCGCCCCCGTGCCACCGCGCGCGGCACAGGACGCACCGAAATGGATCGCCAGGCAAGCGGCACCCATCTCCCGTCGACCTGCGCGGAGACCACGACGCTCCCGGGTCCTGCCTTCTCGCACCTGAGCGATCCGGCCGCCACAGGCACGGCGCCCCGCCCGCATCGAGCGCGCAGCTTGTCGTCAGCGACCGCCGTCCCCTCGAGGTCGGTTGCCGCGAAAGCCACGGCGAACGGCTTGCCTTGCACGGCTTGCTCGGGCGCCTCGATGCTTGCCGTCGCGGGCCAGCTTGCCGTAACGGGCAGCTGGACACGGCGCTGGCTGCCGCCAACGTGCACCTGGAGATCAATGGACTCGGCGCTTGCCGGCGCCGACAGGTCAAGCGCCGCCAGACCCGCGTCCAGCCACTGCAGCCCTTGCAGCTCGCCTTGCTGGCTCTGAATCCGTAGCGGGACGTTTCTTGACGGCCGGCCGCGCCGGTCCGCGACCATGAGAAACGCGGCAGTGCGGGCTGCGCCACCGGCAGGGATCGCGAAGTTCGATGGCATCACTACGACGGTGGGGGTGCTTCCGTGCTTGACGCCCCCGACCAAGCCGGCGCCGCTGAGGGTTCCCGAGCGGGCCACGACTCCGATCGGCTCGCGGCGCGGTACTCGGCCAGCGAAGCTGCCGTTGGGCTCCCGGAGCAGTTCCTTGCTGCGCGAGCCGGACCAGAAGGCGACCACCCGCACATCCTCTTCCCGGTGGGCTCCCGCGACGCTCACGCGGAGCGTGCTGCCGCGGCGGTGAGCACGAACCTGCAGCCTGATGTTCGAGCCGAGGGCAACCGCCGCCTTGGCAGCGACACCCTCCCCATGTGCGGACAAGGCGACGCTACCCTGGGCCTGGTCTGTCCGAATGGTCACCCAGCGCGCACATTGCCCCACCCGTTCGTGGAGCTCCACGCGGGTGTGGGGACTGGTCGCAGCCAACGCGAGATCATCCCAGCTGGCACAGGTACCGTCGGCCTTTTCAACCACCACCAGGGTACGGCGCTGTTTGGCGCTTCCCGTGGGACCGAAGGCGTGGATCTCGTCCGCTATGGCCACGCGCTCGCCCGAGAGCAGCGCGACGCCGAGCCCGATGGCGAAGAGCGCGATTTCCGACCGCATCAGCGCCCACAAACGACCAGCTGATCGAATCCTTGTGGTCCCCCGGAACCGGCGGGGCTCGTCCGCGAAGGCTCGGGTAACGCGGGGCGGGGCTCAAGACTGCCGGCCGGCCAACGTACCTGTTCCTTGGCAGCACCTGCTGGCGCCGTCATGCCTACCGATACCCAGAGCTTCTCGCTGGCCCCCGTGTCGCTCACGGTCCTGGTGGTCGACGACGACCAGACCACGCTCGAGCTGGTGCGCGCCGTGCTGGAGACCGAAGGGCACAAGGTGCTGACCTGGAATCGGCCCTTTGGCACGACCCAGCTCGTCCTCAGGCACCGGCCCGACGTGATCCTCTTGGACGTGCGCATGCCGGGGCTGAACGGAGTCGAGCTCGCCAAGCTCGTGAACGCTCGTCACCGTGCACCACAGTGTGTGATTCTGCACTCCAGTGTCTCCGAGGTGGAGCTCTACCGGCTCGGTCAGGAAGCGGGAGTGGTTGGCGCCATTCCCAAGACCGACAATGTCGCTGCCTTCCTGGAGGATTTTCGGCGCCTGACACACCAATGCCGGTGCGGGCGCCGCGCGCGCCGTGAAGCGTGAACCGGATCACGACTGCGCTCCCGTTGACTCTCGTCTTCGCCGCGCTCGGCCTAGGTCAGTACCTGTACTTCCCGGCGCGCCAGCACCATAAACTGGTTGAGTCCCTGCACGCGAAAGCTGAAGGCATCGCGAAACTGGGCGCATACACCTTGCGTCCGGCGATCGAGGTGGACGACCTCAAGGTCGTATCCGACGTGTTCCGCGGCATCACGCTCGATCGCGACGTGCTGTATGTAGCCGTGTATCGTCAAGATGGTTCTCGAGTCGCTTCCGTAAGCATGGACTCGAAACCACGCCGGGTGCAGCTACTCGACCACAAGGGGACGCTGACCGAGCTACGCGACGGCTACCTGCATGTGCAGACCGGCATCGAGCTGTGGAGCGGCGAGGACGCGTTTCTAATGATTGGCCTGAGCACGCGGGCCATCGAGCGCGAGAGCCAGCACGACCGGGAGATG
Proteins encoded in this region:
- a CDS encoding response regulator encodes the protein MPTDTQSFSLAPVSLTVLVVDDDQTTLELVRAVLETEGHKVLTWNRPFGTTQLVLRHRPDVILLDVRMPGLNGVELAKLVNARHRAPQCVILHSSVSEVELYRLGQEAGVVGAIPKTDNVAAFLEDFRRLTHQCRCGRRARREA